In Phaseolus vulgaris cultivar G19833 chromosome 7, P. vulgaris v2.0, whole genome shotgun sequence, the genomic stretch ATTGACACCTTATGTGAGATTGAGAAGAAGTTTCAAAGACAAAGTCTCGTTCCCTTAACTTTTAACCGACGGGGGAATGAAAAAGTGATTCCAAAGACAAATCTTTGTTCTCCTTAGAACTCGACTGAAGGTTTGTTTCAATATGTCCAATAGTTTTATATTGCTTAGGAGTCAAGGTCAAGGACTATTTAAATACACATTCCTCCCTTAATCCTCTGATGCGTATATTAAAGACAAAATCGTGATGAAGTTTTGAACTCCAAAGTAGACAATACTTTGAAtgcaattatttttcttatcatTTTTAACTAGAGGAatgaaaaaattgttataaaGACAAACTCTCTCCCCGTGGAGGATTTGTTTGGTACGctcaatattattttaacatacttaagatcaaaatataaatatatttcttgatttttttttttagttttatttacttaaagttttatttaagatttaaaGGTTGTTGAAGAGTATATACTtatagaaaaattatgaaaaaagaGTATATTTACTATCTTTTAATTTAAAGGTCTCGATAAACTACTAAAGTTGGGATAAATCTCAAAACTGAATAAAGTATGAAGAGACATTCACAAATTAGTGACAAAATTAATAAGAATCAAACGgatgtttttataaaatatgaacTGTTGTTTGTCGATTAGATTAATCTTTattataaaaacattattaatactTTGTATTGGTTTTCACTCTTATGCAAACACCAAATTGACGTAAGATTTTTATCTTGCCACCACTTTTCTTTCAATAAATttcatgttgttttctttttgtcTAAGCAGATCCGCCACCAACTGtatatataatgaattatgaAACATGTTAGTTTCTTTTTCAGTTTGTATGAACCACTTTTTAAGCATGAAATTAGGGGTGTGAGGATGGATTAAAAGTCAAGAGTGGTTACTCTAATTTATACTAAGTCTAAAATTAGTTGAAAGTTACAACTTTAAACTTTCCCATGATTTTATAGTTTCTAATAAATTTGATCTATAATGATGCAAATAAACTCTTGCACAAACTGAACACAAATACCTACCTGCTGACAAAAACAAAGGTGTAAGTCATCCCCTTTATGCCATCTTTCAAATTTaatgatgaataaaattaaatatgagaTAAATTAaggtttatatttaatatttagataTTATTATGATAGAATAAAAGCAAAACAAAGAAATATCCATCTAAAACCCCAAAttggaaagaaagaagaagataaGTATTAAATAGAATTGAATACCTTACATTACTTCATGTTCATTCCTTCTTCTTGTAAGCAATCCAAAAAATAAAACCTATtgatagttttattttattccacTTCATCATATCTCTTTCTATGGATTTTAAAGGAGAGCAAATTTGCATTGAAGTTGTAACTTTTTCAATTTGGTATCAAATATTGTTTATAGCTCATCAACAACATTGAACTTCTTCCAACACAAGAACATGATTTAGAAACCACCTATTAGTTGGGACACTACTACATACAGCAATCAACAATTCACAGTAGTGTCTAAATCATAATTGCTAAACAATCCTCTTCAACTTGAGAATAAATTAGTTATTGGGATCCTAGAAAGTGAGAACATTTCTTCATATACAAGTACAAATGTCATCTAGAAGCGAGCCCAGCATCTAGTGCATTGTGCAATACAGTCTCCCTTGCAGTCAACATTATAACCCAAAACTTTTGGATTTCTAAGAAGAAGTTTCCTAAGAGAATTTCCGTCGATACCCCACTTTTCCTCCAGGATCTTTACATTTCCTTTCAACTCTTCTTCTAAATTACATCCAAGAATTTCTGGAAACTTTTTAAGCAACTTAGACAGATCATCATCAGAAAGATTTAAACTACTTAAATAGTCTAGTATTCCATTTACTGTCTCAAATTTGGGAACTTCTGTCTTACGTTCTTCTCCCCAATAAGGGGAATGAACAAGACCAAATGCTTTCCCAAGTATCTTGTCCTTTTCTTCATCACTAAAGTTAAATGCAGAAAGAGCTTGTTTACATGCTTCCCACATGCTTTGATCTTCATTACTTGTGATTATATTTTCTATCTGCACAGTTGAGCGCAATATCCAATGTTTGGTACAAAGATTTGAGGTCCATGTTGCTGTTGTTACACTTGGTGAAAATCTGATATTTGGCAGTGGAATACTTGATGATGCAGCAGCAAGATCAGCCTGCAAGATTATATGCAATTTTCAGACTTGGACGACCATTATTAACCTTGTCTATGAAGTTTTTATATTCTTGTTAAATGTTGCATTTCAACTCTGTCCATTGCAGATCCAAATACGCATTTTAGGACTGATGGTGCTGCGCATAAGGCATAAAAAACACAATGTGTGATAATGTTGACTGTAAAGACAGAATAAATAGCCCCATGATTAAATTCAAACCTCTGCACAGTTGTAACTCAAGGAGAACTGTCAAAGCCCGGGTTTAGTACAGTTTTAGAAAAGGTTTAGATATATAGCGTGCGTGTGTAGGAGCTCAACACTTAGTTATTCAACTCTGATATATAATTCCTCAAGATGCAGGATAAGGATAGGACATCATAGAACAAGGAACAGTGAACTTTACTTTTCTGGAGCTCTACTACAATATTTTGATTTGGTTTAGTTGTTAAAAATTAGTATTCTCTAGCAGCATATCGAAGTCTTCAATTTTCAGTTCTGAATCTTCATATATTACTTATATTGtgcaaaacaataaaataaagttcCTTGTTGAATAGGGAGTAAAAAATGTAACATATGCTAGATAACCAAGCATTTAGTATCAAGTCAACCATAACAAAATCCCCACATGTCACAATGACCAAATTGTAAAACTGTCCTTTTGTATTTTCTACTCAATTCTATTCCATGTTTCCTTACTAAAGTAATTTTAGTATCAAAGTCAaccttcaaaataaaaaaaaaatatgttttttcagTTCTCGTAGTTGGAGACAGTTAATACATATGCTAAAATCATAGCCTTCTTTACCTCAGTCCAATTCCaccaacaaaaatacaaaaccaTGAAGCATTCTAATATACTTCTATCCTAGAAGGCTTATGAGAAATTAAACATGTTAGCACGGTAATACTTTTCAATACCACAATCCCCCTGATGATTAAATGAATGCATACAGACAAAGATGTCTCTTTTAGGACAAAAGAGCATTCACTCTTCAGTTTATAGCATAAACTAGTACCCATTCTTTGAAGAAATAACTGTCCGAAAACATTGTAAAACCCATCATTGGACCAGTTTCTTGGATTATGTACAGTGAAAAGCCTAACATAACATGGTCCTCTCCAAAAGATGGCAAACTTTACACTCTTGACTAGCTGACTGCAAGCATTTTTCCTATCAACAGACTTCTCTTTAATTTCCACAGAGCAAGCAAACACAATAACCAATCCGACAAAACTTACATGTAGTTTTTAGTGTGGTTCCCAAATCAGAATTGAAGTTTCTTCTGGGTAGTCTATATTAACCTTTGTTATAAACATTAGCTAATCATGCAGATCATCAATATGAAACTccaattttgataaaaaataacatcAGAAGTGCTATTGGAATTCCATC encodes the following:
- the LOC137827641 gene encoding uncharacterized protein isoform X2; protein product: MLGNRLNSPLLTIDSAAHFCSCKADLAAASSSIPLPNIRFSPSVTTATWTSNLCTKHWILRSTVQIENIITSNEDQSMWEACKQALSAFNFSDEEKDKILGKAFGLVHSPYWGEERKTEVPKFETVNGILDYLSSLNLSDDDLSKLLKKFPEILGCNLEEELKGNVKILEEKWGIDGNSLRKLLLRNPKVLGYNVDCKGDCIAQCTRCWARF
- the LOC137827641 gene encoding uncharacterized protein isoform X1 encodes the protein MESLKFASLVLSPYRRSGMLGNRLNSPLLTIDSAAHFCSCKADLAAASSSIPLPNIRFSPSVTTATWTSNLCTKHWILRSTVQIENIITSNEDQSMWEACKQALSAFNFSDEEKDKILGKAFGLVHSPYWGEERKTEVPKFETVNGILDYLSSLNLSDDDLSKLLKKFPEILGCNLEEELKGNVKILEEKWGIDGNSLRKLLLRNPKVLGYNVDCKGDCIAQCTRCWARF